A single genomic interval of Juglans regia cultivar Chandler chromosome 1, Walnut 2.0, whole genome shotgun sequence harbors:
- the LOC108979369 gene encoding ras-related protein Rab7-like, producing the protein MASRRRMLLKVIILGDSGVGKTSLMNQFVNRKFSNQYKATIGADFLTKEVQFEDRLFTLQIWDTAGQERFQSLGVAFYRGADCCVLVYDVNVMKSFDNLKNWREEFLIQAGPSDPENFPFVVLGNKIDVDAGNSRVVSEKKARAWCASKGNIPYFETSAKEGFNVEAAFQCIAKDALKNEPEEEIYLPDTIDVVGRQQQRSSGCEC; encoded by the exons GGTCGGGAAGACTTCTCTGATGAATCA ATTTGTTAATCGCAAGTTCAGTAATCAATACAAAGCAACAATTGGAGCAGATTTCTTGACGAAAGAAGTGCAATTTGAGGATAGGCTTTTTACATTGCAG ATATGGGATACTGCTGGGCAGGAAAGGTTTCAAAGCCTTGGAGTGGCATTTTACCGTGGGGCGGACTGTTGTGTTCTAGTCTATGATGTGAATGTCATGAAATCATTTGATAACCTCAAGAACTGGAGGGAAGAGTTTCTGATTCAG GCCGGCCCTTCTGATCCTGAAAACTTCCCATTTGTTGTTTTGGGGAACAAGATAGATGTTGATGCTGGCAATAGTAGGGTG GTATCTGAGAAGAAGGCAAGGGCATGGTGTGCCTCCAAGGGAAATATTCCCTATTTTGAAACTTCTGCAAAAGAAGGTTTCAATGTAGAAGCTGCTTTCCAGTGTATAGCAAAAGATGCTCTAAAAAATGAACCTGAAGAAGAAAT CTACCTCCCTGACACCATTGATGTGGTTGGTCGACAGCAACAAAGATCATCGGGTTGTGAATGTTAG